The DNA region TCAACTTCGGCTGTCAAATCAGATAATTGCTCACCTATATTTTCGGCTTCTTCACTCTTTTCCATTAGCATTTTTTCAGTTATTTTCAATATTTCTACGGCTTCTTCCACTGTTTCAAAGTTATAGGCTTCTACGTCTTCTTCACTCACTTCCGGCATTTTGGGTAAAATCATATTAAGTACAGGTACATCTTTTATGACGGGTCCTATGACCGTAGTTCCTAAACCACCGACATCAAACTTAATCAAAGCGGCCAATGCAATGGCCAACACCAATAAACCGACCAAAATGCCCCCAACTATTTTCATTATATTGTTTTCCCGATCTTCTGAATTATCTCTTGCCATTTTTGCCTCCTTTTATTCTTCACCGGATTTAGTTGAGTAGCGAAAGCCGACGATCTCATCCAATATTTTTATTTCTTTATATTTCTCTTCTTCTAAGAATACATTCAGAGCCTTTTCTTTTAGCTTTTCTTGTATCTTTTTCTCCTCTAGGGCCTTTTGTAAAGCCTTTCTTTTTGATTCTACTTTATCTTTGGCTTTTACAACCACTTGCTTTTGAGCTTTATAGGCTTTCTCGTAATAATTAACGTTATGATTTTGCCTCTGAAATTCGGAAACAGATTGGGATTGTTTTTGACGTTCCCTAAAATCCTCAATAGTTGCATCAAGCTCTGCTTTGATTGCTTCTTGCCTATCTGTCTCCACCTTGTGGTCCATCATGGCTTTTGCTAGCTCCATTTTTTTCTGTTCTTCAATTTTTGTTTTTACATTCAAAATGTTTTCCATAGAATAATGGAATTTTGCCATACGTATCAACCCTATTCAAATATTTTTCCTAATTTGTCAACCACTTCATCAAAATCATAGTTTTCATGGGTGTATTGTGTTAAAAACGCTTTAATCTGTTGATATTTTTTGATAGCATCGTCAATCTCCGGATTACTACCTTTTGCATATGCTCCTATATTAATCAAATCTTCTGCATCGTTGTATACGGACAAACTTGATTTTAGTCTATTGGCTAATGCAAGATGCTCAGTTGTTGCAATATCCGTCATAACCCTTGAAATACTTTGTAATATGTCAATCGCAGGATAATGGTTTCTATTGGCCATTTTTCTTGATAAGACAATATGGCCATCCAATATCCCTCTTGCTGCATCCGTAATGGGTTCATTCATATCATCCCCGTCAACCAATACTGTATACAGGGCTGTTATTGAACCCATATCCGAGTTCCCTGCTCGCTCTAATAGCTTGGGCATGACTGCAAAGACAGATGGGGTATAACCTCTACTAACCGGCGGTTCACCTATAGCAAGCCCTATTTCTCGTTGAGCCATAGAAAAACGTGTTAAGGAATCCATCATTAGCATTACATCTTTACCTTGATCTCTGAAGTATTCTGCTATTGCTGTTGCCGTTTTTGCCGCTTTTTGCCTTATGAGTGCCGGTTTATCTGATGTTGCCACAACGACAACGGAACGCTTCAAACCCTCTTCTCCTAAGTCTTTTTCTATAAACTCACGCACCTCACGTCCACGCTCTCCTATAAGGGCTATGACGTTCACGTCTGCATGGGTATTTCTTGCAATCATACCTAATAACGTACTTTTTCCAACACCACTACCTGCAAATATCCCTACCCTTTGACCTTTACCTATGGTTAAGATACCATCTATCGCTTTGACACCCATAGGCAATACCTCTGTAATCCTACTTCTCTTCAAAGGATCCGGTGCACCTTGCTCTATTGGGTACATATCCTTTGAGTATACAGGCTCAAGCTCATCAATGGGTTTGCCCAGACCGTCCACAATTCGTCCTAACAGTCGACTACCTACCGATATTCTAAGTTCGTGACCGATGGCTTCAACAATACATCCGGGGCCGATACCGGCCAAGTCATCTAGTGGCATCAAAAGAATCTTATTTTCTTTAAAACCGACCACTTCTGCAAGAACTTTTGCACCACTTGTAGGAGAGCTTATGGTGCATAGCTCCCCTAGGTTAACACTGGGTCCTAAGGATTCAATGGTTAATCCTATGATTTTGCTGACTCTACCCAAATGTTTGATATATGATTTTTCGACCAAGGCCTCATACTTGTCCATGCTGATCATATGTACCCTCTCTAATGGCCTGAAGTCATACTTCCCAGACTTTCTTTTATTAATTTAAGTTCTTTTTGCAGACTTTCAAGCCTAACTTGTAAACTGCAATCAATGTTTCCCATGTCAGTTTCAATAAAACATTGGTTCTTTTCTAAAGTAATTTCTTTCAGTATTTCTAAGTTCACTTTTTCACTTAAATTCTCACTCAATTCGTCTTTATGCGCTACAAGATGATCAAAATCCTCAGATGAGCATTTTATAACGATACTGCCATAAATATTGATTTCTTCAAAAGCAAGTCGTACCAGATACAAAATTATATCCGGATCGTCTGCATAACGACCAATCATTTTATAAAGCAACTGGCTGATAATCTCAGCTACTTTAGGTTCAAAATCACGAATATATGCTTCATTCTGAGCCAACATAGCCTCACGTTCTTGCTCAAGCTGATTCATTTTAAGTTCTATGGCAGACTTAGCTGCTACAATACCTTCTTCATAACCGGCCTCAAAGCCTTCTTCTCTCGCTTGCTCTTTAATTTGTTCACCCTTACTGTGTGCTTCATCCAGCATTTCCTTAACTAAAAGCTCTGTTTCCTCTACGGCAATAGTATGAGAGCCATCAATCACATCGTCATCAATGGCTTCTCCTTCATATTCGTTATGCTCTAACCCACCCTCTACATCAAAATCATTTTCTCCTACTTCTTTTTGAACAGGATGAATGATATGTGGATTATGTGGATCTATTGTTTGAATTTCCTTACGTATTTCCGACATGGACACAAAGGGTGCTTTAATAATCTTAGACAATGATTTCATCCCCTCCACCACGTGATATTACGATTTCACCTGCATCTTCAAGTTTTCTAATGATGTTAACAATCTTTTGCTGGGCTTCTTCAACATCTTTTAAACGAATCGGACCCATAAATTCCATTTCTTCTTTAATCATTGCTGCTAAGCGTTTGGAAAGATTATTGAATATAACCTTTTGCACTTCTTCACCTGAACCTTTTAGGGCTATGCCAAGTTCATTATTATCGACTTCACGAAGAATACGTTGAATCGAGCGGTCATCTAGTGACAGAATATCTTCAAAGACAAACATTTTCTTACGAATCTCTTCAGCTAACTCCGTATCTTCAATCTCAAGGGTTTCCATAATATGTTTTTCAGTACTTCTATCTACAGAGTTTAGAATTTGTACAATGGCATCTACACCACCAACAATCGTAAAGTCCTGGGTCATAAGTGAAGATAGCTTTCTTTCTAATACATCTTCTACATCTTTAATGACATCCGGAGACGTCCTATCCATCTGTGCAATTCTTCTAGCTACATCAGCTTGCTTTTCCTGTGGTAGTGCTGCCAGAACCATTGATGCTTGCTGTGGATTAAGATAGGATAAAATCAATGCAATGGTCTGATTATGCTCATCTTGAATATAATTCAGTAACTGTCCCGGATCCGTCTTTCTGACAAACTCAAAAGGTCTAACTTGAAGGGAGGAGGTAAGCCTACCAATTACTTCCATCGCCCGATCTGTTCCAAGGGCTTTTTCAAGAAGCTCTTTGGCATAGCCGATACCACCTTCCGCTATGTAGGACTGAGCCAGACATATCTGGTAAAATTCGTTAATAATATTTTCTTTATCTTTTGGCGATATTGCTCTTGTATTCGCAATCTGTAAAGTTAATTCTTCTATCTCTTCTTCTTTCAAGTGCTTGAAAATCATAGAAGACTTCTCCGGACCGAGAGCTATGAGCAATATTGCTGCCTTTTCAATACCACGCTGCTGTTGACTTGCCATTCTATCACTCCCAATCCTCATTTAGCCAATTTCTTAAAAGCTGAGCTACCGCATCCGGGTTTTCATCTACAAATCGTTCAATCTGAACTCTTGCTTCTGATTTCCCATCATACTCTATGGCTTCTAGCTCATCTGAACTTTTCGTTGTCGCTAACATATCTTCAACAGACAGTTCCGGCTCTACTTCTGTGATCTCAACCGGTTCAGTTCCCTTATATACCGCATAGCCGAGTAATGCAATCATAAGTATAATGATGATGACAGGTATATAGTCTGCCACCCTACTTTCTACGATTGGTGTATCGACAAAAACAGGTACTTCATATGCCATTACAAATACCTCATCTATATTAGAAGCATTGGCAATCAACTGAACAATATTCGGATCCAC from Petrocella atlantisensis includes:
- the fliJ gene encoding flagellar export protein FliJ; translation: MENILNVKTKIEEQKKMELAKAMMDHKVETDRQEAIKAELDATIEDFRERQKQSQSVSEFQRQNHNVNYYEKAYKAQKQVVVKAKDKVESKRKALQKALEEKKIQEKLKEKALNVFLEEEKYKEIKILDEIVGFRYSTKSGEE
- the fliI gene encoding flagellar protein export ATPase FliI, with the protein product MISMDKYEALVEKSYIKHLGRVSKIIGLTIESLGPSVNLGELCTISSPTSGAKVLAEVVGFKENKILLMPLDDLAGIGPGCIVEAIGHELRISVGSRLLGRIVDGLGKPIDELEPVYSKDMYPIEQGAPDPLKRSRITEVLPMGVKAIDGILTIGKGQRVGIFAGSGVGKSTLLGMIARNTHADVNVIALIGERGREVREFIEKDLGEEGLKRSVVVVATSDKPALIRQKAAKTATAIAEYFRDQGKDVMLMMDSLTRFSMAQREIGLAIGEPPVSRGYTPSVFAVMPKLLERAGNSDMGSITALYTVLVDGDDMNEPITDAARGILDGHIVLSRKMANRNHYPAIDILQSISRVMTDIATTEHLALANRLKSSLSVYNDAEDLINIGAYAKGSNPEIDDAIKKYQQIKAFLTQYTHENYDFDEVVDKLGKIFE
- a CDS encoding FliH/SctL family protein; the protein is MKSLSKIIKAPFVSMSEIRKEIQTIDPHNPHIIHPVQKEVGENDFDVEGGLEHNEYEGEAIDDDVIDGSHTIAVEETELLVKEMLDEAHSKGEQIKEQAREEGFEAGYEEGIVAAKSAIELKMNQLEQEREAMLAQNEAYIRDFEPKVAEIISQLLYKMIGRYADDPDIILYLVRLAFEEINIYGSIVIKCSSEDFDHLVAHKDELSENLSEKVNLEILKEITLEKNQCFIETDMGNIDCSLQVRLESLQKELKLIKESLGSMTSGH
- the fliG gene encoding flagellar motor switch protein FliG, with product MASQQQRGIEKAAILLIALGPEKSSMIFKHLKEEEIEELTLQIANTRAISPKDKENIINEFYQICLAQSYIAEGGIGYAKELLEKALGTDRAMEVIGRLTSSLQVRPFEFVRKTDPGQLLNYIQDEHNQTIALILSYLNPQQASMVLAALPQEKQADVARRIAQMDRTSPDVIKDVEDVLERKLSSLMTQDFTIVGGVDAIVQILNSVDRSTEKHIMETLEIEDTELAEEIRKKMFVFEDILSLDDRSIQRILREVDNNELGIALKGSGEEVQKVIFNNLSKRLAAMIKEEMEFMGPIRLKDVEEAQQKIVNIIRKLEDAGEIVISRGGGDEIIV